Below is a window of Camelina sativa cultivar DH55 chromosome 11, Cs, whole genome shotgun sequence DNA.
atataatatatactatatatacgatgcgggataattatattgatcagTTGGTCatagagtgtgaaaaaaaaaccaaatgaagtTACACGCAGTTGACAAAAGAAGATACGCATAAAACGTTATATAAACATGAACATGATCCGcatacatacagtatataattGCAAAACTTAAAACCATCAAAAACTTAATACATCATCACAAATTTTCGGCGGAAACAAATAATAATCGACAAAAGTTTCCTAAATTATAGGGTAATACAAAAGGAAACGTGGGCCATGGACAGCATGTGCATGCATGTGCTTCTCCTATCTCCTATTGCCCCCACCATTTTCCCTCGCCTTTTGAAACAATTAAAATGGCCCCTTTCCTGCTCCTTTCTCTCTCCCTTACCTCCCTTTCTATCTCTCTCGTCGAGTTCACGAATTCGTGAGGTGACGGCAGATTTGTTCTTACCAATCTTTGACGACacttgaagaaaaacaaatttctttaaaaaggTATGTGTTCATGTCTCTTTTGGTTATGATAAGGAACCCTAAACGGGAAAATAACCTGCTGATTATGATTTGATGTTTATTACATTTACATGTGTCTCTTTGATGCACAAAGGCATCATGGATGGGTACTTtattatacttaaatttatttttactgaATAGAATTACTCACAATTGTGTATAATTTCTTACTTGATTAGGATTTATAGGATGCAGCCTACGAGCTCAATGAATGAAGAATTCCTAAAGAAATGGCAAATGGGTCTTCAAGTTTGTCGTCCTTCGATAGACAACGCGAGCGTCTCCGAGAGAAAGAAAGCAATAAAGCTCTCCGCAGATGTTGCAATGGCGTCTCTAAGAAAAGGAACAACTTGTTGGAGCCGAGCCCTAATCCAGAAAACCGCCACCGAGGACAATTTCCTCGTACGCCAGATGCTCTCCGGCATCAAAGCGGAAGCATTAATCAACAAGAAGTTGCCTAAGAAGGTTGTTTGCCATAGGAAGATCGTGAGACGAAGCAAGAAGATCTTGAGGAGGAAAGCAAAATCAGCAAGCGAAGAGGCAGCAGCAAAAGCTAAGAGGCTCGTCAAGAGACGGACTCAAGGGTTGAGAAACGTTGTCCCCGGTGGAGAGTTAATGAGCAATGACGTATTGTTGTTACAAGAAACTTTAGACTACATTGTGTCGCTTCAAACGCAAGTGAATGTTATGAGGAGTATTGTTGATGCTGCCGAGGCCGGAAATGAGCagtaaatgatatttttatttttgttacggAGATTATTTGTGTGAAAGCATGACCTTGCTCGGATCATTGCTGGTTGTTAGAAACCGTATATTAGTCCAATATTGCAATTTTCATACGAGGATGGAGAGATCTTATAGTAAGCCATTTTGTACATAAGGAATTTATACGACGCTTATAGAAAGTTTCTTCTACTGAATGGTGGTTTGATTGAAGCATTTGTTagcaattttgtttcttatggtTATAATTGTCGTTCGGTTgcatttaattttgttactgtTATAGAGGTTTAATATGTCTTATGCTTCGATTGCTTTTCTTGGCAAGTTTTGTcgtttaaaagaagaaaaaaagacaactgTTGTTTAATACAAGACTAGGAATACCATATGTGGGGAATACATCATATCTGGTTCAATTTTATTCGTTGATATACAACTCAACCATAAAGTGGaataattcaaatatgttttgatGTAATACATTTAGTCAGAGTCCAACTCTGCAAGAAGAATTGATATTAGCTCATATGCGTTGTccaaattatagaaaaaatatatatatgactcttTTCTGACTAGGCGCTATTTCGTTAGACTTTTTTCTGAAAGGATAATAGAACCAAACAAACCATAAGTCTCAacgtgtaaaaaaaaaacaactcattccttttttatatatacttcatGTTCCATCAATCagcataatttaatattttgctaaggaacaaaaaaacacttattCGTCACgttcattcatttttttcccTATCCAAAGTTTAAAAGCTTGCAAGCTTGAtattttattagattattaGGGCGAGCCCAGTTTGTCATTAATTGGACTCTTGAAATGGTTTGTAAACAGTCGGAGTCTTCTTGTTAACCAGTCCAATCTAAATGTCGTCACTGCTTGACGTTTTATCGTATTCAAAACGACATGTGGTCTTCTATCTTTAATGATTTGAGgacttgtgacttgtgagtctTCTGACTTacttgactttttctttttggtagttTGTTGTGGAGGAAgtaaattattaagaaaaaattaatcacaCATTGGgttaagaaaaaattgaactaagaaaaaattaatcacacatttacacacaaattaagaaaaaattgaattatatatatttgccCTTATTTAATGAGTAATTAAtcattcaaatttaataaaaagagcTTTGGGTTAAGAGTAGAATAagaaatttgatgtaaaaagttacattggaaatataaagtgatattttttgtgaaacaaaaaaatctgtgTACAttgacattctttgtgaaacagaaaaagTATGTATCTAAACGACTGACTTTTCATTTTGTAGGTTAGTCAAACATTAGGACAAAGTTGTCTCAAACTATTTAGAGCTCTCTATATTTCTTAACGTTCTAGTATATGAATTATGTTTTTGACTTTCAAATTCTAGCATATGGTCGTCCAAACAACAACTAAGAATCACTTTCACCAAAACATGTATCTCACCAATATAGAAAGATACGCCATATAtggttatttttttccttcttactattagtatattttttcttcttctctcaaaattgGGATGAATTAAATTTGCACTAAAATCAATGTTATTAAcgttataaaattatatgatatgtTGTCATACAATAAAGACTAAATGACTAGTGGGCATGTAGCCCAACTGCTTCCATGCCCCCTTATTAATTCTTCAATTAATGCAAAACTTTAGCCATTcaacattaaaacataaatacgtatatatacatacacatacaaACATTCATATACACAGTAGTAGTATAACATCGCACAAGAATCAAGATGTCACTCTTTTGTCGTATGAGCAATTGCCTTAATTCAATGCAACTGTCTTACCACCACACCCACTTCTTATCTAATGCTccacaagaaagaaaataaaaaccaaataaacaaagagaaaatcattCCTTCAAGGTTCTTAGAATAATGGTTTGTTTCTCAAATGTAAACTAtatgaataattgttttattgttgaAGAGAAAAATTCATATTAATCATACAAACATATGGTTAACAGTTTCTACTGAACAAATATAGTATGGATGGCCAACTTTGGTCTGAAATTTTAACCTAACAACATCAAATTCAGAATTTTATCTGAAGAAATCTgactacaaaaatataattatctcaAATATGAACTATACATTACACACCGTTTAATATATTCACATTAGAAGATATTACGGTTTCTTCAATTAGCTTTCACGTGAAGAAGAatcatacaaaattacaaatggTTTGTATCTTTGGCACTTTTAGTTGCTGTCTTAATTCACTCATGCATTACATTTAATTGAGTCGCTTTCTGGTTAGATGGATAGCTTAAATCGACTATTATTCAATGTTATGTCAAATATTTAAGAAGTGAAAAAGATTTGCCAAATAATATATGAGGGCACCAAAATGTTTTCAATCTatgtctaaatatatatatatatatatatatatatatatatctcctccACACCACGTTTCTACAATGATTTATCTGTTTTGCACTTATGAAGACTAACACACAGAAACAATTGAAATAAAGTaaactaaatttgaaaaaaaaaagatatagaaacTAGACAttagatggagaagaagaatgaacAACCTTGTTTTGTCTCCCTGCTAACCAAAGCATAGTTCTCCTAGCAAAAGATGGTGTTTTTGTCTCCAAAGACTCCgagttctctctcttttgattatCTTCTTCACAACCGCTATCGGTCTTCGCATCAGGAGGATTCCGCTGATTCGATAGCCCGAATGAGAACGTTCTTCCGGAAGAAACCAATGAACCATCCTCTTTTCCTTGAACTTTACtatgcttctccttctttccCCTTAACCAAATTTTCGAAACTGAAAAGCTCTCTCGTTCTACTACATTCTTCTTGGTCGTCCCTTCTTCCGCGATTCTCATCGATCCGCTTCCATTGAATTTCAATCTCCCTGTTGGATCAAAGCCGCATTCGGACATAGCGGTCCTGTGACCGGGCAAGCGAGGGTTCTTGCTTGATGGTTTCTTGGTAGAAACATGAACCTTAAGAGCCGTTTCTTCATCCATTATATACTCATATGATCCCATTGAAAAACACCTCCTCTCATCTAAAGTACTACTACTATTAccaatgttgttgttgctgttacTACCTTCACCTATATCTATATTCCTAAATTTCCCAAGCTTAACCGCAAAAGGAACAACCTTTCCAACCAAACCACCCATTTCACCATCCGGGTCACGACCCGAGTCGACCCGGGTTAATCCAAGATCATTGTTTCCGACAAAACTCATATGAGAATTGGAATGTGAATGAGCATTAGACACGTCATTATCATCATTCGTAGCCACACAAGCTGCACCACCGTCTCCAATCTCTCTCGAGCTATGATCACTCGCGGACTCGAGAACGAGGAGGAAAGAAGAACGAGGATCTTGGTGAGAAGAGAGATCAGAGAGGAGACTAGATCTGCACAAGGGACAAGTTGAGTGAGAGAGAAGCCAAGTATCGATACAATCCATGTGAAAGGCGTGGCTGCATTTAGGCAAAAGCCTGAGTTTGTCCTCTGTTTCGAACTCACAGAGACACACCGCACAATCAAAAGGGTAGTTCTTGAGACCGATTATGGATTTGTAATGGAAAACAGGTAACGTGTCGATGAAGGATTGGTCAACTCCAGAATCATGGAGGTGAAAAAGCTGTTGAAGCTGGCCTTGAAGAGCTGTGACGTTGTCGAAGTAATCTTCTCTGTCTCTACTCGATGGTGTGAGGAGGAACCTGACTAAGAGATGAAGGAGAccagagatgaagaagatgattgataGGATTATGATTATCAAGAGAATGCTTGGACTGATTTTGCTGTTTAGATCGAAGTTTCCGTTGGATCGGAGAGATAAAGATGATTCGAGTGGTCGTGGAAGTGATGAAGGAGAGAGGTAACTCAAAGTTGTTTTGATTTCCGGGAACATATTTTCCCGAGAAAGTTTCAtgggtttgagagagaaaggatAATTTAAAAGGAAGAGTCAAGCTTTGTTGGTTTCAGACATGGAAGAAGCTctcaagagaaagagagagagagagagaaatagagaactttgctctgtttttgttgtttctttttgtttcaagaTTTGGTTTGTAAGaggaaagagatagagagagtgaTGAATAAGAGAATTACAGGTTGGACCATATTGATGATGACAGAAgagaaaattttcattaaagaTTTCAACAGTTACACCAAGAAGGGTGTGCTTCTTGAATCTGCTGGTTTTACGAAATTTATagtatatgttataaaaataaaataaataaattgaattggATCTGATCAAAAACCTAAAGACATGCAAAGTCAATCAAAGATTAATTTAAACGAAGAAACAAATCAGAGAATTGAGTGAAATTAATTAATcgtttttgaataatatattgtgatCTCACCAAATCCCATGCTCCCCTCATTTAAATCAACAAGACAAAGAACACCACCACTACTTTACAATCtacaagattaaaaaattacagtaaGTATTAACTTCATagataatttcaaaataatatcgTATTTATTGTGTGTATTAAATTcgtatattttcataaaataatactTCATCATTTGTCTGTAGTCTGTACACCCAAATTAAACCAGATAAGATTAAGAAAATATCTCATGAAAAGAACATGACTCCTAATATTGAGCTAGACAAACCAAATTCCAAACTATTAACAATTTCCATTTCAAGATtgttcttattatattttatacattcagtttctttgtctttcttttcgTTGTAtaactattttataaatattttttccctGCTTTCGTGTTACGGTGTTATTTAATTAGTGTAGGGTTCAAAAATAATACGAGTGGAGCGGGACGACAAGAAATATCATTATACTTTtttcaaatagaaaataaatgtaatttataGCTGAATGACGaaatcattaaattttggaACGAACcatcaactattttttttttcttttttgacgtCAGCCAATTGATTTAAGCCaatgaatttattaaaaacgtCGGTAGCTGCTATTTGCTCAAATGTATTCAGAAACAAAACTACGCATACAAATGTGTATTGCGTGTGGGATAGAGAACAACTAGACACATTTGTGAATGTATGTGGATGTATAAACACATTTGGAAACTGAAAGATGTGGAAGGAACAGATACATAGGACAAGAGGACACGGATGCAGCAGCAGTGCAAACTCTCTGTGTTATCGAGATTTGGTGGGTACCACTTTTCTTAAGTCAAACCAGAAGACAACACTTTCCTGtttttccattctttttttatttagaagttTGAACTTATAGGTTTACACAaatttgttccaaaaaaaaaaaaaaaaaaaaaaaagNTTACACAAATAAATACctattttcactttctttttttacacGAAACTCTCAAAAGGCTGTGCTTTGTTTACTATTTAGAAGTCTACAAATATACAACTGTGGAAtggccagaaaaaaaaaacgatatatTCTGTTGTGGAACTAGTTTTGGGCAGTGGATCAACTTTTTGATTGTACtgaaaaaggagagagaaaacaagaaatcaGCATTATAAGCAGGTTCggttccttttcattttagGATCACTGGAGGCGAATCTTGTGTTACGCACTTTtgattcattaaaaataatttaccaaaaaaaatgtgttgaaaaaaaagtacataTGTTGACAAAAGTTATAAACCGGTTAAAAAGATGTCATCACaacacaaataataataataataataatataatgtggTTACGCCAAATATAAATAGGGATACTATTTGATTTGACGAAACAATCATAACTTTTGATTTAacatatagtatttttttagcTCATTTTAAATCGACTTATGCATGCCAACATAAATCAATTTACTTCATCTAGGAAAAACCGTAATACCGTATGCAGTTTTTATGTGATCGTTACCCAACAGATGCTTTGAATCGTTGTTGCATACACTCTATACTACATACTGCATACTAACACTTTAGTATGGAATAGAATGGATTGTAGTATGGTGTAATTAGTGGTATGCACAACACCATACAATAGTATGCGTAACATTATACCATTATGAATAGTAAAAATCGGACTATGGTATGGAATAATGtgtacaaaaatattaaaaacaattttaataatatttttaatcataattaattaataattattacaaaatgtttttaaaaattacaaatcaaaatctattatTTCGATTATCCCATAACATATCAGCAATATTGTCTCGTATGTTTGCCATATATGGTCTATCTTCTCTCTCGACCTCATCTTGTTCATTGACCTCACCTTGCTCATAATGTCCAGGACGTAATCGTTCAAAAGATTCTCTCTGAAAATCCCTTATGGTCGACATTGTCTCATGGATGGTTGATTCAAAATTTTGTCTTCTACGAGGCCCTCGTGATCCACTAGATCCTCTTG
It encodes the following:
- the LOC104721812 gene encoding uncharacterized protein LOC104721812 — translated: MQPTSSMNEEFLKKWQMGLQVCRPSIDNASVSERKKAIKLSADVAMASLRKGTTCWSRALIQKTATEDNFLVRQMLSGIKAEALINKKLPKKVVCHRKIVRRSKKILRRKAKSASEEAAAKAKRLVKRRTQGLRNVVPGGELMSNDVLLLQETLDYIVSLQTQVNVMRSIVDAAEAGNEQ
- the LOC104721813 gene encoding RING-H2 finger protein ATL13-like, which produces MKLSRENMFPEIKTTLSYLSPSSLPRPLESSLSLRSNGNFDLNSKISPSILLIIIILSIIFFISGLLHLLVRFLLTPSSRDREDYFDNVTALQGQLQQLFHLHDSGVDQSFIDTLPVFHYKSIIGLKNYPFDCAVCLCEFETEDKLRLLPKCSHAFHMDCIDTWLLSHSTCPLCRSSLLSDLSSHQDPRSSFLLVLESASDHSSREIGDGGAACVATNDDNDVSNAHSHSNSHMSFVGNNDLGLTRVDSGRDPDGEMGGLVGKVVPFAVKLGKFRNIDIGEGSNSNNNIGNSSSTLDERRCFSMGSYEYIMDEETALKVHVSTKKPSSKNPRLPGHRTAMSECGFDPTGRLKFNGSGSMRIAEEGTTKKNVVERESFSVSKIWLRGKKEKHSKVQGKEDGSLVSSGRTFSFGLSNQRNPPDAKTDSGCEEDNQKRENSESLETKTPSFARRTMLWLAGRQNKVVHSSSPSNV